A single region of the Novosphingobium sp. SL115 genome encodes:
- a CDS encoding beta strand repeat-containing protein → MAATTTVTGTTTLSGATTVDDTLNVTGLATTTGVTNTGALTQTGTTSLTGATTLTGNLTQTGNQNVTGDVTLSGATSDLAVGGNTTVTGTTTTNGVTNTGNIATNTVSGSGGTLTLDADNAAGGSSVTITNTALTLHGGTASTDLVLADNGLTLSDTTNGTTFTVSNTGNGTFAGTVSASGASLTGDLNMNGNDITNVDAITATTGNITTVNSTTINNSGTTTTGTLAVTNNATVGGTMTVTGLSTLNGGVQTNGAAIATSGGNITTAAGSISTTTGSISTQQGNISSQSGSITTFSGDITTTTGTVAGANGNFGTVTAGTVNAGTGNITTVNSTNVNSQNVTASGTVSGATIVAGAGGLTSNGATTLNSTLTVAGASTLNGATTVNNTLTANGATTVNNTLNVTGATTLAGATNTGTLNQQGAISSSTGNVTVADALDVSGATAFGSTVSVAGATTLSSTLNVAGATTLAGATTVNNTLNVTGATTLAGATNTGTLNQQGAISNSAGNVTVADALDVAGATTLSSTLNVAGATTVNNTLNVTGATTLAGATNTGTLDQQGAISNSAGNVTVADALDVAGATTLNSTLNVAGATTLAGATTVNNTLNVTGLTTTAGITNTGALTQNGNVALTGNLTQTGNQTVTGDVTLAGANSDLAVGGNTTLTGTLTANGATTVNNTLNVTGLTTTAGITNTGALTQNGNVALTGNLTQTGNQTVTGDVTLAGANSDLAVGGTTTLTGALTANGGATINGGATVNGVLAANDGVTTDSVTSQTGTLTLGSSGASFVNVNTDSVVIHGGSTSTVVTVDDAGFNVADDTTGNTTFNVDNAGNATIANNASIGGTLAVTGATTTNGLTNTGNIATTTLSTTGNASVGGNFTVAGNISTATGTITGASLVSTGSTSVGTNLTVGGTAAIAGNASVGGNFTVTGSYTTTAGNITTGTGRIAAGNVTINAGNSGKISGLANGTLSATSTDAVTGQQLFATNTALSTLAGRVSTLETTFGQLVVNNRKAFQGVAMGFASTAAPMTLLNGESGLSGGVGTFEGEWAASIRAQAVTSSGFGIGANVGFSKDAFGAGVGASVKF, encoded by the coding sequence TTGGCGGCAACAACCACGGTTACCGGCACGACGACGCTGAGCGGCGCAACCACGGTTGACGACACCCTGAACGTGACTGGCCTTGCCACCACGACGGGCGTCACCAACACTGGTGCCCTGACCCAGACCGGCACGACGAGCCTGACCGGTGCAACGACCCTGACCGGCAACCTGACGCAGACCGGCAACCAGAATGTCACTGGCGATGTCACCCTTTCGGGTGCAACCAGCGACCTCGCCGTTGGTGGCAACACCACGGTGACCGGCACGACCACCACCAATGGTGTGACCAACACCGGCAATATCGCCACCAACACCGTTTCGGGCAGCGGCGGTACGCTGACGCTTGATGCGGACAATGCTGCTGGCGGTAGCTCGGTCACGATCACCAACACGGCCCTGACGCTGCATGGCGGCACGGCATCGACCGACCTGGTTCTGGCCGACAACGGCCTGACTCTGTCCGACACGACCAACGGCACGACCTTCACGGTCAGCAACACCGGCAACGGCACCTTCGCGGGCACCGTTTCGGCATCGGGCGCGTCGTTGACCGGCGATCTCAACATGAATGGTAACGACATCACCAATGTCGATGCCATCACGGCGACCACCGGCAACATCACCACCGTAAACTCGACCACCATCAACAACAGCGGCACGACCACCACCGGAACTCTGGCGGTGACCAACAATGCGACTGTCGGTGGCACGATGACGGTGACGGGTCTGTCGACCCTGAACGGTGGCGTTCAGACCAACGGTGCGGCAATCGCAACCAGCGGCGGCAACATCACCACCGCGGCCGGTTCGATCTCGACCACCACCGGTTCGATCAGCACGCAGCAGGGCAACATCAGCTCGCAGTCGGGTAGCATCACCACCTTCAGTGGCGATATCACCACGACGACCGGCACTGTCGCTGGCGCCAACGGCAACTTCGGCACTGTTACGGCTGGCACGGTCAACGCTGGCACCGGCAACATCACCACGGTCAATTCGACCAACGTGAACTCGCAGAACGTGACCGCTTCGGGCACGGTTTCGGGTGCGACCATCGTCGCTGGCGCTGGCGGTCTGACGTCGAACGGTGCAACCACGCTGAACAGCACGCTGACCGTTGCCGGGGCCTCGACCCTGAACGGCGCGACCACGGTGAACAACACCCTGACCGCGAACGGCGCAACGACGGTGAACAACACCCTCAACGTAACGGGTGCCACCACGCTGGCCGGTGCAACCAACACCGGTACGCTGAACCAGCAGGGCGCGATCTCGAGCTCGACTGGGAACGTCACGGTTGCCGATGCTCTTGACGTTTCGGGTGCCACGGCATTCGGCAGCACGGTAAGCGTTGCCGGTGCAACCACGCTCAGCAGCACGTTGAACGTTGCCGGCGCGACCACCCTTGCGGGTGCGACCACGGTCAACAACACCCTCAACGTGACGGGTGCCACCACTCTGGCCGGTGCAACCAACACCGGTACGCTGAACCAGCAGGGCGCGATCTCGAACTCGGCAGGCAACGTCACGGTTGCTGATGCTCTCGATGTTGCGGGCGCCACCACGCTCAGCAGCACGTTGAATGTTGCCGGTGCGACCACGGTCAACAACACCCTCAACGTGACGGGTGCCACCACGCTGGCGGGTGCAACCAACACCGGTACGCTTGACCAGCAGGGCGCGATCTCGAACTCGGCGGGCAACGTCACGGTTGCTGATGCTCTCGATGTTGCGGGCGCCACCACGCTGAACAGCACGTTGAATGTTGCCGGTGCGACCACCCTTGCGGGTGCGACCACGGTCAACAACACCCTTAACGTGACCGGCCTGACCACCACTGCAGGCATCACCAACACCGGTGCTCTGACCCAGAATGGCAATGTTGCCCTCACCGGCAACCTGACCCAGACTGGTAACCAGACCGTGACCGGCGACGTCACCCTGGCTGGTGCGAACAGCGATCTGGCAGTGGGTGGCAACACCACGCTGACCGGCACGCTGACTGCCAATGGCGCGACCACGGTGAACAACACCCTGAACGTGACCGGCCTGACCACCACTGCAGGCATCACCAACACCGGTGCTCTGACCCAGAATGGTAATGTTGCCCTCACCGGCAACCTGACCCAGACTGGTAACCAGACCGTGACCGGCGACGTCACCCTGGCTGGTGCGAACAGCGATCTGGCAGTTGGTGGAACCACCACGCTGACCGGCGCGCTGACTGCCAATGGTGGCGCCACCATCAATGGAGGGGCAACTGTCAATGGCGTACTCGCGGCAAACGACGGCGTAACCACCGACTCTGTTACATCGCAGACCGGTACGCTGACCCTTGGTTCGAGCGGTGCCAGCTTCGTCAATGTGAACACCGACAGCGTCGTCATCCATGGCGGTTCCACGTCGACCGTGGTCACTGTTGATGATGCAGGCTTCAACGTCGCGGACGACACCACTGGCAACACCACGTTCAATGTCGACAATGCTGGCAATGCAACCATCGCCAACAATGCCTCGATCGGCGGTACGCTGGCGGTAACGGGTGCAACCACAACCAACGGCCTGACCAACACCGGGAACATTGCAACCACAACGCTCTCGACCACGGGTAATGCCTCGGTCGGCGGTAACTTCACGGTCGCGGGCAACATCTCGACCGCAACCGGCACGATCACTGGCGCATCGCTGGTATCGACCGGAAGCACGAGCGTTGGCACAAACCTGACGGTCGGGGGCACTGCTGCCATCGCCGGGAATGCATCGGTTGGCGGTAACTTCACCGTTACCGGCAGCTACACGACCACTGCGGGCAACATCACGACCGGAACTGGCCGTATTGCCGCAGGCAATGTGACCATCAATGCGGGCAACAGCGGCAAGATCTCCGGACTTGCTAACGGAACCCTGTCTGCGACATCGACAGATGCCGTTACCGGTCAGCAGCTCTTTGCCACCAACACGGCGCTGAGCACGCTTGCTGGCCGCGTGAGCACACTGGAAACCACCTTTGGTCAACTCGTGGTCAACAACCGCAAGGCCTTCCAGGGTGTTGCAATGGGCTTTGCGTCCACTGCCGCTCCGATGACCCTTCTGAACGGCGAATCCGGCCTGTCAGGTGGCGTTGGTACGTTTGAAGGTGAATGGGCTGCTTCCATCCGGGCGCAGGCTGTCACCTCCAGTGGCTTCGGCATCGGTGCCAATGTCGGCTTCTCGAAGGATGCCTTCGGTGCCGGCGTAGGGGCCAGCGTGAAGTTCTGA
- a CDS encoding beta strand repeat-containing protein: MSSMKMKLLRSTCLPIAVVLATPAMAQTITIGNEDVVVDNGGPIVNNGGTLDTNGAAIVTDGGGINTGSGAIVSSGTANLQGGIQNTAGDVTVSDNLTVSDNLTVSDNLVVAGTTDVQGAIANSAGAVTVNDGLTVTGGASITNGVTVNSGGVSVTSGGLNVAAGDVTVGAGNLDLSNSNINNVNTLTAATSNTGATTATTLTASGAATLNNTLNVTGATTTAGVTNTGALTQTGTTTLTGNLTQTGDQSVTGDVTLVGANSDLAVGGNTTVTGTTTTNGVTNTGALTQTGATTLTGNLTQTGDQSVTGDVSLVGANSDLAVGGNTTVTGTTTTNGVTNTGALTQTGTTSLTGATTLTGNLTQTGDQSVTGDVSLVGANSDLAVGGNTTVTGTTTTNGVTNTGALTQTGATTLTGNLTQTGNQSVTGDVSLVGANSDLAVGGNTTVTGTTTTNGVTNTGALTQTGATTLTGNLTQTGNQSVTGDVSLVGANSDLAVGGNTTVTGTTTTNGVTNTGALTQTGTTSLTGATTLTGNLTQTGDQSVTGDVTLVGANSDLAVGGNTTVTGTTTLSGATTVDDTLNVTGLATTTGVTNTGALTQTGTTSLTGATTLTGNLTQTGDQSVTGDVTLVGANSDLAVGGNTTVTGTTTLSGATTVDDTLNVTGLATTTGVTNTGALTQTGTTSLTGATTLTGNLTQTGDQSVTGDVTLVGANSDLAVGGNTTVTGTTTLSGATTVDDTLNVTGLATTTGVTNTGALTQTGTTSLTGATTLTGNLTQTGDQSVTGDVTLVGANSDLAVGGNTTVTGTTTLSGATTVDDTLNVTGLATTTGVTNTGALTQTGTTSLTGATTLTGNLTQTGNQSVTGDVSLVGANSDLAVGGNTTVTGTTTLSGATTVDDTLNVTGLATTTGVTNTGALTQTGTTSLTGATTLTGNLTQTGNQSVTGDVSLVGANSDLAVGGNNHGYRHDDAERRNHG; the protein is encoded by the coding sequence ATGTCTAGTATGAAAATGAAGCTGTTGCGCAGCACTTGCCTACCGATTGCGGTAGTCCTGGCTACGCCAGCGATGGCGCAGACCATCACGATCGGCAACGAAGATGTTGTGGTTGATAACGGTGGCCCTATCGTCAACAATGGTGGCACCCTCGACACCAACGGCGCGGCGATTGTGACTGATGGCGGTGGCATCAACACCGGTTCAGGCGCCATCGTTTCGTCCGGCACGGCCAACCTTCAGGGCGGCATCCAGAACACGGCGGGCGATGTAACGGTTTCGGACAACCTGACGGTTTCGGACAACCTGACGGTTTCGGACAACCTGGTTGTTGCCGGCACCACCGACGTTCAGGGCGCGATTGCCAACTCCGCCGGGGCTGTGACAGTCAACGATGGTCTGACCGTCACCGGCGGCGCATCGATTACCAACGGCGTTACCGTAAATTCGGGCGGCGTAAGCGTAACATCTGGCGGCCTCAACGTGGCCGCAGGCGATGTGACTGTCGGTGCGGGCAACCTCGACCTGTCCAACAGCAACATCAACAATGTCAACACGCTGACCGCCGCCACGTCGAACACCGGTGCAACCACCGCCACGACGCTGACCGCTTCGGGCGCGGCTACGCTGAACAACACCCTGAACGTGACCGGTGCAACCACCACGGCAGGCGTCACCAACACTGGTGCCCTGACCCAGACCGGCACGACGACCCTGACCGGCAACCTGACGCAGACGGGCGACCAGAGCGTTACGGGTGACGTTACCCTGGTCGGTGCGAACAGCGATCTGGCCGTTGGCGGCAACACCACGGTGACCGGCACGACCACCACCAATGGTGTGACCAACACTGGTGCCCTGACCCAGACCGGCGCAACGACCCTCACCGGCAACCTGACGCAGACGGGCGACCAGAGCGTTACGGGTGACGTGAGCCTGGTCGGTGCGAACAGCGATCTGGCCGTTGGCGGCAACACCACGGTGACCGGCACGACCACCACCAATGGTGTGACCAACACTGGTGCCCTGACCCAGACCGGCACGACGAGCCTGACCGGCGCAACGACCCTGACCGGCAACCTGACGCAGACGGGCGACCAGAGCGTTACGGGTGACGTGAGCCTGGTCGGTGCGAACAGCGATCTGGCCGTTGGCGGCAACACCACGGTGACCGGCACGACCACCACCAATGGTGTGACCAACACTGGTGCCCTGACCCAGACCGGCGCAACGACCCTCACCGGCAACCTGACGCAGACGGGCAACCAGAGCGTTACGGGTGACGTGAGCCTGGTCGGTGCGAACAGCGATCTGGCCGTTGGCGGCAACACCACGGTGACCGGCACGACCACCACCAATGGTGTGACCAACACTGGTGCCCTGACCCAGACCGGCGCAACGACCCTCACCGGCAACCTGACGCAGACGGGCAACCAGAGCGTTACGGGTGACGTGAGCCTGGTCGGTGCGAACAGCGATCTGGCCGTTGGCGGCAACACCACGGTGACCGGCACGACCACCACCAATGGTGTGACCAACACTGGTGCCCTGACCCAGACCGGCACGACGAGCCTGACCGGCGCAACGACCCTGACCGGCAACCTGACGCAGACGGGCGACCAGAGCGTTACGGGTGACGTGACCCTGGTCGGTGCGAACAGCGATCTGGCCGTTGGCGGCAACACCACGGTTACCGGCACGACGACGCTGAGCGGCGCAACCACGGTTGACGACACCCTGAACGTGACTGGCCTTGCCACCACGACGGGCGTCACTAACACTGGTGCCCTGACCCAGACCGGCACCACGAGCCTGACCGGTGCAACGACCCTGACCGGCAACCTGACGCAGACCGGCGACCAGAGCGTTACGGGTGACGTGACCCTGGTCGGTGCGAACAGCGATCTGGCCGTTGGCGGCAACACCACGGTTACCGGCACGACGACGCTGAGCGGCGCAACCACGGTTGACGACACCCTGAACGTGACTGGCCTTGCCACCACGACGGGCGTCACCAACACTGGTGCCCTGACCCAGACCGGCACCACGAGCCTGACCGGTGCAACGACCCTGACCGGCAACCTGACGCAGACGGGCGACCAGAGCGTTACGGGTGACGTGACCCTGGTCGGTGCGAACAGCGATCTGGCCGTTGGCGGCAACACCACGGTTACCGGCACGACGACGCTGAGCGGCGCAACCACGGTTGACGACACCCTGAACGTGACTGGCCTTGCCACCACGACGGGCGTCACCAACACTGGTGCCCTGACCCAGACCGGCACCACGAGCCTGACCGGTGCAACGACCCTGACCGGCAACCTGACGCAGACGGGCGACCAGAGCGTTACGGGTGACGTGACCTTGGTCGGTGCGAACAGCGATCTGGCCGTTGGCGGCAACACCACGGTGACCGGCACGACGACGCTGAGCGGCGCAACCACGGTTGACGACACCCTGAACGTGACTGGCCTTGCCACCACGACGGGCGTCACCAACACTGGTGCCCTGACCCAGACCGGCACCACGAGCCTGACCGGTGCAACGACCCTGACCGGCAACCTGACGCAGACCGGCAACCAGAGCGTTACGGGTGACGTGTCCCTGGTCGGTGCGAACAGCGATCTGGCCGTTGGCGGCAACACCACGGTGACCGGCACGACGACGCTGAGCGGCGCAACCACGGTTGACGACACCCTGAACGTGACTGGCCTTGCCACCACGACGGGCGTCACCAACACTGGTGCCCTGACCCAGACCGGCACCACGAGCCTGACCGGTGCAACGACCCTGACCGGCAACCTGACGCAGACCGGCAACCAGAGCGTTACGGGTGACGTGTCCCTGGTCGGTGCGAACAGCGATCTGGCCGTTGGCGGCAACAACCACGGTTACCGGCACGACGACGCTGAGCGGCGCAACCACGGTTGA
- a CDS encoding RNB domain-containing ribonuclease, with product MKAIHDPHGALVSGLSAIRAQYQVPDSFPPQVLAAAELAAARPLADHADRTDIPFVTLDPDSSTDLDQAFWIETSGADIVLHYAIADVAWFVNDGDPVDVEAWARGETIYLPDGKAALHPPILAENVASLLPNGPRPAVIFTVRLRPDGDAVLQGAERAIIRSRAKLAYDSVTDADLPPAFAAFAQRANAAEAARGAARVDPPEQEVEALGDGRYALAFRPQLLSEQRNAALSLSANLAIAAALQAAGTGLFRVMAGPSAKAIARLRSTAAGLGLDWPQGVDLKVLERTLDQTKPHHAAFMLAVRRAGNGAGYAPWIPGVTPWHEAIAATYVHATAPLRRLADRYVIRATLAVANGKAVPDAVEDAFRRLPAVMAKADARAAQIERAVIDLAETVMLQGHEGQHFAACVTDADGDSARVHLVDLPVVVRAKIPGATPGQRVNLRLDTVDTTARRLSFAAIG from the coding sequence ATGAAGGCCATTCACGATCCCCATGGCGCGCTGGTCAGCGGGCTTTCCGCCATCCGCGCGCAATATCAGGTGCCCGACAGTTTTCCGCCGCAAGTGCTGGCAGCAGCCGAATTGGCAGCGGCGCGACCGCTTGCCGACCATGCAGACCGCACGGATATCCCGTTCGTCACGCTCGATCCTGACAGTTCCACCGATCTCGATCAGGCGTTCTGGATCGAAACGTCGGGCGCGGATATCGTCCTGCACTATGCCATTGCTGACGTCGCATGGTTCGTGAACGATGGCGATCCTGTCGATGTCGAAGCGTGGGCGCGGGGCGAGACGATCTATCTGCCCGATGGCAAGGCCGCGCTCCATCCGCCCATTCTGGCCGAGAACGTCGCCAGCCTTTTACCCAATGGCCCGCGCCCGGCGGTGATCTTTACCGTGCGCCTGCGCCCTGATGGCGATGCCGTGTTGCAAGGGGCCGAACGTGCGATCATCCGCAGCCGCGCAAAGCTTGCCTACGACAGCGTAACCGATGCCGATCTGCCGCCCGCCTTTGCCGCCTTTGCACAAAGGGCGAATGCCGCCGAAGCCGCCCGTGGCGCCGCCCGCGTCGATCCGCCCGAACAGGAAGTCGAAGCCTTGGGCGATGGGCGCTATGCGTTGGCCTTCCGTCCGCAACTGCTATCGGAACAGCGCAATGCCGCGCTGTCGCTATCGGCCAATCTGGCGATTGCAGCGGCCCTTCAGGCTGCTGGAACCGGCCTGTTCCGCGTCATGGCCGGACCCAGCGCGAAAGCCATTGCCCGCCTGCGCAGCACGGCGGCGGGCCTTGGGCTGGACTGGCCACAGGGTGTGGACCTCAAAGTTCTGGAACGCACGCTGGACCAGACCAAACCGCACCACGCCGCCTTCATGCTGGCCGTGCGCCGCGCCGGAAATGGCGCGGGCTATGCCCCATGGATACCGGGCGTCACGCCTTGGCATGAAGCCATTGCCGCTACCTATGTCCACGCCACCGCGCCGTTGCGGCGGCTGGCGGACCGTTATGTCATTCGGGCCACGCTGGCCGTGGCCAATGGTAAAGCCGTGCCCGATGCGGTCGAGGATGCCTTTCGTCGCCTGCCCGCCGTCATGGCCAAGGCCGATGCCCGTGCCGCGCAGATCGAACGCGCGGTGATCGATTTGGCTGAAACGGTCATGCTTCAGGGCCACGAAGGGCAGCACTTCGCTGCCTGCGTGACTGATGCCGATGGCGATTCGGCGCGGGTGCATCTGGTGGATCTGCCGGTGGTGGTGCGCGCTAAAATTCCCGGAGCCACGCCCGGCCAGCGGGTAAACCTGCGGCTCGATACGGTCGATACCACCGCGCGCCGCCTCAGCTTTGCAGCAATTGGCTGA
- a CDS encoding sensor histidine kinase — translation MTFGGSLRQGPGQARQSIFGQLTRASILIAVVAVAVLFTVTTITIQRQTRTSLSATVATDLAGLIDIYATAGRAELLRRVADRQDVVSLEGRRSHYLVADGTGRPLAGDVAGWPPINAALSEEGFVALGDGTEVYAQGAKLAPDLQLLVAREYDRDRAALAVLSGVFLAVGAAIVGAVALVAWMTARHLARRMDAVNAALGAAADGRAASFPARQRGGDEIDEMAGHGARLLARQAQLLKAYKQVSEHVAHEIRTPLMHLDHRLGTAMHDHPEAPGGPIGASREDIRGILAMLDSLLDIASAESRRGELAGLAEVDLSGLVTALADLYEGSAEDAGLTLETAIRPGVTMLGERMQITRLLSNLLDNAIKYVPEGGHVRLHLTAGPRIVVEDDGPGIPAEHRNRIFERFARATAPGDAPGHGLGLALSRAIAERHGLVLRLGDPPRGAQFILEPAP, via the coding sequence ATGACTTTCGGCGGATCTTTGCGACAGGGACCGGGGCAAGCGCGCCAGTCCATTTTCGGCCAGTTGACCAGGGCTTCGATCCTGATTGCGGTGGTGGCCGTGGCCGTGCTGTTCACCGTGACCACCATTACCATTCAGCGCCAGACCCGCACATCGCTTTCCGCCACGGTCGCCACCGATCTGGCCGGGCTGATCGACATCTATGCTACAGCGGGCCGGGCCGAACTGTTGCGCCGCGTGGCCGACCGGCAGGATGTGGTCAGCCTTGAAGGGCGGCGGTCGCACTATCTGGTGGCTGATGGCACGGGCCGTCCGCTGGCAGGCGATGTCGCGGGTTGGCCGCCCATCAACGCTGCGTTGTCCGAAGAAGGCTTTGTTGCGCTGGGTGATGGCACCGAAGTCTATGCGCAAGGGGCCAAACTGGCCCCCGATCTTCAGTTGCTGGTGGCGCGCGAATATGACCGCGACCGGGCAGCGCTGGCCGTGCTTTCCGGCGTATTTCTGGCGGTGGGTGCAGCCATTGTGGGCGCGGTGGCGCTGGTGGCGTGGATGACCGCACGGCATCTGGCGCGGCGCATGGATGCGGTGAACGCGGCGCTGGGCGCGGCGGCAGACGGGCGCGCCGCCAGTTTCCCGGCCCGCCAGCGCGGCGGCGATGAAATTGACGAAATGGCAGGGCACGGGGCGCGTCTGCTGGCGCGGCAGGCGCAATTGCTGAAAGCCTACAAGCAGGTGTCCGAACACGTTGCCCACGAAATCCGCACCCCGCTGATGCACCTTGACCACCGGCTGGGCACAGCGATGCACGACCATCCTGAAGCCCCCGGCGGCCCGATTGGCGCATCGCGTGAGGATATTCGCGGCATTCTGGCCATGCTGGATTCGCTGCTGGATATTGCTTCTGCCGAAAGTCGCCGGGGCGAACTGGCTGGCCTTGCCGAAGTGGACCTGAGCGGCCTCGTAACCGCGCTGGCCGACCTGTACGAAGGCAGCGCCGAAGACGCAGGCCTGACGCTGGAAACCGCAATCCGCCCCGGCGTAACCATGCTGGGTGAAAGGATGCAGATCACCCGGCTGCTGTCCAACCTGCTGGACAATGCCATCAAATATGTGCCCGAAGGCGGCCATGTGCGGCTGCACCTGACCGCGGGACCGCGCATCGTGGTGGAAGACGATGGCCCTGGCATTCCGGCCGAACACCGCAACCGCATTTTCGAACGCTTTGCTCGCGCCACGGCGCCAGGCGATGCACCCGGCCATGGTCTTGGCCTTGCCCTGTCGCGCGCCATTGCCGAGCGGCACGGGCTGGTGCTGCGATTGGGCGACCCCCCGCGCGGCGCGCAATTCATACTGGAGCCTGCCCCATGA
- a CDS encoding response regulator transcription factor, which translates to MDGINILYVEDDPRAAQAVQTLLGTDGDRLAWEQTGTAGLQRAGAEPFDVIILDRMLPDIDGLTIVSRLRAAGVDTPVLMLSALGRSENRIEGLEAGVDDYLAKPYEPQELVARLRALHRRSAGKVHGAVVIYGAFECHVKARTAFRAGHHIPLSPREFALFRYFMENAGETVTREMLLRDVWNMNFDPQTNVVDVNIGRLRRKLEDGFASPALETIWGAGYRLTTGE; encoded by the coding sequence ATGGACGGCATCAACATCCTCTATGTCGAAGACGATCCGCGCGCCGCGCAGGCCGTGCAGACGCTGCTGGGCACAGATGGCGACCGGCTGGCATGGGAACAGACCGGCACGGCGGGTCTGCAGCGCGCTGGGGCCGAACCGTTCGACGTGATTATTCTGGACCGGATGCTGCCTGATATCGACGGTCTGACCATCGTTTCGCGGCTGCGTGCAGCAGGCGTGGATACACCGGTGCTGATGCTGTCTGCGCTGGGCCGCAGCGAAAACCGCATCGAAGGGCTGGAAGCGGGCGTCGACGATTATCTGGCCAAGCCGTATGAGCCGCAGGAGCTTGTGGCACGGTTGCGCGCGCTGCACCGACGTTCAGCAGGCAAAGTTCATGGCGCAGTGGTGATCTATGGCGCGTTCGAATGCCACGTAAAGGCCCGCACCGCCTTTCGCGCCGGACACCACATTCCGCTGTCGCCGCGCGAATTCGCCCTGTTCCGCTATTTCATGGAAAATGCTGGCGAAACAGTGACTCGTGAAATGCTGCTGCGCGATGTGTGGAACATGAATTTCGATCCCCAAACCAACGTGGTGGACGTGAACATCGGCCGTCTGCGCCGCAAGCTGGAGGATGGCTTTGCCAGCCCTGCACTGGAAACCATCTGGGGCGCTGGATACCGGCTGACCACCGGCGAATGA
- a CDS encoding SH3 domain-containing protein yields MFRKSTAIIGGLGAIALTAGVSTTAMAAEKEPPVALTKCDKSYGAVALVDGDTQGWTKYGLGSPRELIAALAVESGCFTIHNTASGKPATFLMNVIAGDKEEVDKSIETAKGVAMEGLVRSGAASGMLRGIPGGGSMLGMLGGFGGKKKTIAAGIRLISPANGQTIAQGSGEVKKTSISFGGGGGTIGAVANGATGAAYANSKDGQMLIEAFIKAFNAVSAQGPALASMVPAVAVAAAPVAQSATTAVDTKMFASPNKASAAMRTVRAGTALSPTGQRQGLFIEVQDSFGTKGWVSVEDMR; encoded by the coding sequence ATGTTTCGCAAGTCCACAGCCATCATCGGCGGCCTTGGCGCAATCGCGCTGACGGCCGGTGTATCGACCACAGCCATGGCCGCCGAAAAGGAGCCGCCGGTTGCGTTGACCAAATGCGACAAAAGCTATGGCGCGGTTGCGCTGGTTGATGGCGACACACAGGGCTGGACCAAATACGGGCTTGGGTCTCCGCGTGAACTGATTGCTGCGCTGGCCGTGGAATCTGGCTGCTTTACCATTCACAACACCGCCAGCGGCAAGCCCGCAACTTTCCTGATGAACGTGATTGCAGGCGACAAGGAAGAGGTCGACAAGTCGATCGAGACGGCCAAGGGTGTGGCGATGGAAGGGCTGGTCCGGTCAGGCGCAGCCAGCGGCATGTTGCGCGGCATCCCCGGTGGCGGGTCGATGCTGGGCATGCTGGGCGGCTTTGGCGGCAAGAAAAAGACCATTGCCGCTGGTATTCGCCTTATCAGTCCCGCCAATGGCCAGACCATTGCCCAAGGATCGGGCGAGGTGAAGAAAACCTCGATATCGTTCGGCGGTGGTGGTGGCACGATTGGCGCCGTGGCCAACGGAGCAACCGGCGCGGCCTATGCCAATAGCAAGGACGGCCAGATGCTGATCGAAGCCTTTATCAAGGCCTTCAATGCCGTATCGGCACAAGGGCCAGCGCTGGCATCGATGGTGCCCGCGGTTGCTGTTGCCGCAGCACCTGTAGCGCAAAGCGCCACAACCGCCGTTGATACCAAGATGTTCGCCAGCCCCAACAAGGCTTCGGCAGCAATGCGCACGGTCCGCGCTGGCACCGCTCTCTCACCCACTGGCCAGCGACAGGGTCTGTTCATCGAGGTTCAGGACAGCTTCGGCACCAAGGGCTGGGTCTCGGTCGAGGACATGCGCTGA